Below is a window of Paraburkholderia kururiensis DNA.
CCTTCGGGCTTTTCCGGCTTGGCCAGATAGCCTTGCAGCTCCTGGCCGTCAGGGCGGCGAAAGGGAATCATGGTTCCCGTCGTGGTTCCTGCATTCGGCTTCATGGGACGCTCCTTGTTTGAGGGAGTCGCTAGCATAGCGAAACTGGTGCGGTGGCGTCGGCAGGGCGCACAGACACGAAACAACCCGGCGAAGACGCGACTACACGCCGTACACCTCGATCCGATTGCGTCCGCGCGCCTTGGCCGCATAGAGCGCTTCGTCGCCGCGCGAGAACGACTGGTAGGCGCCGGTGTCGTCGGCGAGCATCGAGTCGATACCCACGCTCACGGTCATCACGATGGCGACGTCGCCGTGCATCATCGGCGTCTGCAACACGCGCTGCTGCACGCGTTGCGCGAGCGCGACCGCCGTTTCCACCGGCGCGCCGGGCAGCACCATCGCGAATTCCTCGCCGCCCACGCGCCCGACGATATCGCCCGGGCGCAGCTCTTCGCGCAGCAGCGCCGCGAAGTGGCTGAGCGCGCGATCGCCCAGTGCGTGACCCCAGCGGTCGTTGAGCGCCTTGAAGTGATCGAGGTCGAACATCAGCACCGCCGACGCGCGGCCGCGCATGCCGCGCAGCCGTACCAGTTCGGCTTCGCTCTGCATGATGAAGTGACGGCGGTTGGGCAACTGTGTGAGGAAATCGATGGTGGCGAGTTCCTGCAACTCGGCCTCCACGCGCTTGAGTTCCGTGATGTCCGTTGAGGTGCCCACCATGCGCAGCGCGCGGCCCTCGCTGTCGCGGCTCACCACTTTCCCGCGGCTGCAGATCCACTTGTAGCGCCCGTCCTTGCAACGGATGCGGTGTTCCACCGAATACGTCTGCGTGTGATTCTCGAAGTGCGCCTGCATGGCGGCCCGCACGTATTCGACATCGTCGGGATGCAAACGCGCGATGGCGTCTTCGATGCGATCGGTCAGGTCGTGCGGCCCGTAGCCCAGCATGGCTTTCCATTCGAGCGAATAGCGGATGGTGCCGCTCGGGATGTCGCGGTCCCACACGCCGGTGCCGCTGCCCGCGAGGGCGAGCGTGACGAGCTCCGCGCAGGCCTCCAGTTCGCCGACGCGCAGGCGCAGCGCGGTCATCGATTCGACACGTTCGATGCCCGCCGCCGCAAGCGCGGCGAGTTCGGACAAAAACGTGCGTTGCGTGTTGTCGAAGGTGCGCGGCGCGTGGTCGAGCAGGCACAGCGCGCCGAGATGCTGGCCGGTGGACGCCGTCACGGCGCACGCGGCGAAGAAGCGCGGCCAGCACGACGGGGTATCCGACGTGGCGCCCGCTGCGCGCACGCGGACCGCGTGGTTTTGGAAGCGCTCGTCGGCTTGCGTGTCGGGCACGACCACCACGGTGTCCAGCAGGTTTCCGCCCGCGTGAGACAGCGCGAACAGATCGGGCGGCAGCGCCACGGGCAACGGGCCGGCACTGGCCAGCAGGCGCTGCCCGTCGCCACCCGCGCGCGTGAGCAAGGCCGCCTCTACGCCGAAATGCCGCTGCGCGAGCCGGGCCAGGGCGGCCCATTCGGCGCCGGCCGACGCCTCTACGGCAGGCGGCATGGCATCGTCATCGGGATCGGCGCACGTGGACATAGGGAACGTGTGTTCATCAGACTATCTGGCCTGCTGCGCTTTTCCGGGACCGCCTGTCGTGGTTCATTGAACGTGGTTCATTGAACCGACCCGACCGCCCGGCGAAACACGGCGCGCGTCAGTTTATAACGGCATCGCGCCGGGCGGAATCGAGGGCTCGCTGCGCTGCGGCACATGTAGGGACGTGCCGCATCGGTGCTCTATACGGCCGGCGAATTTTTTCCGCGGCGTGCGATGCGCTATTGTTCGTCGCCATAAAAAGAGGAACACCATGAACGCCATCCGACTGTCGCGCGTGACTCGCGCCGACGCGCCCGACCTCATCGCGGCCAACCGCGAGAACCAGTCGTACCACCTGCCGTGGGTGGCATCGTTCACAGACGAAGCCGGCTTCGACGCCTGGTTCGTCCGCGGCCTCACGGGGCCGAACGTGAATCTCCTCGCGCGCGAGGCGGCGTCGAACCGCGTGGTGGGCGTGATCAACCTCAACGAGATTGTGGGCGGCGTTTTTCAGAGCGCCTACCTCGGCTACTACGGCATGCAGGAATTCAGCCGCACGGGGCTCATGACGCAGGCGCTGCGCGCGGCGATCGGCTTCGCGTTCGGCGATCTCGGGCTGCATCGGCTGGAGGCCAACATTCAGCCCGAAAACGTCGCCTCCATTGCGCTGGTGCGTCGGCTGGGGTTTCGGCAGGAAGGCTTTTCACCGCGGTATCTGCGCATTGGCGGCGAATGGCGCGACCACGAACGCTGGGCATTGCTCGCGGACGAACCGCAGGCCGCGCCGCACGACAACGCCCGCTGATCACGCCTCGTCGTCTCATCGCGCGGTAGCCACAGGCGGCGGCCCGGCAAAACCGCAAGCCTCGATCACTGCTGCGATCACTGCGACTGCTGCGCCCGCCCCGCCGCGAGTTGCTCGTTGCGCTGCCTGAGGAACGCGATCAGTCCATCCACGCCGCTTTCCGTGATCTTGTCGCTGAACTGCTGGCGGTACGTCTGCACGAGCCACGCACCCAGCACGTTGAGGTCGTACACGCGCCAGCCCTGCGGCGACCGGTAGAGCCGATAGTCGATCTCCAGGGGCCGCTCGTTGGTTTCCGCGATCGTGCGCACCACCACGTCGGTATCCGTGGGCGCGATGCGCATGGGCGGGTACTGGATCTTCTGGTCAGGCTTCAGCTGCGCAAGCGCGCCCGAATAGAGATGGATCAGCAGCAGCCGGAACTGCTCTTCCACCTGCTGGCGCTGCGCGGGCGTGGCGGTTCGCCAGTAACGGCCCATGGAAAGCCGCGTGGTGCGCTGGAAGTCGATGTACGGAAGAATGTCGCGGTTCACGATGTCGAGAATGCGCGTCATGTCGTCGGGCTCGATCTTGCGCGTGCGCACT
It encodes the following:
- a CDS encoding GNAT family N-acetyltransferase; this translates as MNAIRLSRVTRADAPDLIAANRENQSYHLPWVASFTDEAGFDAWFVRGLTGPNVNLLAREAASNRVVGVINLNEIVGGVFQSAYLGYYGMQEFSRTGLMTQALRAAIGFAFGDLGLHRLEANIQPENVASIALVRRLGFRQEGFSPRYLRIGGEWRDHERWALLADEPQAAPHDNAR
- a CDS encoding GGDEF domain-containing protein — protein: MPPAVEASAGAEWAALARLAQRHFGVEAALLTRAGGDGQRLLASAGPLPVALPPDLFALSHAGGNLLDTVVVVPDTQADERFQNHAVRVRAAGATSDTPSCWPRFFAACAVTASTGQHLGALCLLDHAPRTFDNTQRTFLSELAALAAAGIERVESMTALRLRVGELEACAELVTLALAGSGTGVWDRDIPSGTIRYSLEWKAMLGYGPHDLTDRIEDAIARLHPDDVEYVRAAMQAHFENHTQTYSVEHRIRCKDGRYKWICSRGKVVSRDSEGRALRMVGTSTDITELKRVEAELQELATIDFLTQLPNRRHFIMQSEAELVRLRGMRGRASAVLMFDLDHFKALNDRWGHALGDRALSHFAALLREELRPGDIVGRVGGEEFAMVLPGAPVETAVALAQRVQQRVLQTPMMHGDVAIVMTVSVGIDSMLADDTGAYQSFSRGDEALYAAKARGRNRIEVYGV
- a CDS encoding MlaC/ttg2D family ABC transporter substrate-binding protein, translated to MRKLFVNPVVALPFAFFALFAFSGAAHAQVDDKSDPQALIRTATQQVLDEVRTRKIEPDDMTRILDIVNRDILPYIDFQRTTRLSMGRYWRTATPAQRQQVEEQFRLLLIHLYSGALAQLKPDQKIQYPPMRIAPTDTDVVVRTIAETNERPLEIDYRLYRSPQGWRVYDLNVLGAWLVQTYRQQFSDKITESGVDGLIAFLRQRNEQLAAGRAQQSQ